The Scyliorhinus torazame isolate Kashiwa2021f chromosome X, sScyTor2.1, whole genome shotgun sequence genome has a segment encoding these proteins:
- the tsfm gene encoding elongation factor Ts, mitochondrial: protein MHSAMVALRSARAQLSRILSVQPTQFLHCPGIRLMAADKELLLKLRKKTGYSFTNCKKALEKFSSDLQQAEAWLHEQAQKEGWSKASKLQGRKTKEGLIGLLQNGSSAVLVEVNCETDFVARNVKFQQLVQQAAMTAMAHCHSKHANTIDYTKNSFTTEEITQLKTSLDSCPLSDHLALAIGHLGENMTIRRAAWVTVPFDWHIGTYVHGMLPVANPTFAEMTFGKYGALVIYRPLEQNSKVNLSELGRRLGQHIVGMMPLSVGTMEDPPGDDTETKMLAQPFLLDPGTTVGQFLYTSGVSLLDFVRYECGEVTEMAKKA from the exons ATGCACAGCGCAATGGTCGCCCTCAGGAGTGCGCGGGCCCAGCTTTCCAGG ATCTTGTCTGTGCAACCGACCCAGTTTCTACACTGTCCTGGGATTAGATTGATGGCAGCTGACAAAGAGCTCCTCCTGAAACTCCGGAAAAAGACGGGATACTCATTTACAAATTGTAAGAAGGCCTTAGAAAAGTTTAGCAGTGACCTTCAACAG GCTGAAGCCTGGTTGCATGAACAGGCCCAGAAGGAAGGATGGAGTAAAGCTTCCAAACTACAAGGCCGCAAAACAAAGGAGGGCCTCATTGGACTGCTGCAAAATGGAAGCTCGGCTGTCCTGGTGGAG GTGAATTGCGAAACGGATTTTGTGGCCAGGAATGTCAAGTTTCAGCAGCTGGTGCAGCAGGCAGCCATGACCGCAATGGCACACTGTCACTCCAAGCATGCAAATACCATCGATTACACCAAG AATTCCTTTACGACTGAAGAAATAACACAATTGAAAACCAGTTTAGACAGCTGTCCTCTTTCTGACCACCTTGCCCTGGCTATTG GTCACCTTGGTGAGAATATGACTATAAGAAGAGCTGCCTGGGTGACAGTGCCATTTGATTGGCATATTGGCACATATGTTCATGGAATGCTGCCGGTGGCGAACCCGACCTTTGCAGAGATGACATTTGGAAAATATGGTGCGTTAGTGATCTATAGGCCCCTGGAACAGAATTCGAAAGTAAACCTCTCGGAGCTGGGCCGCAGATTAGGACAGCACATTGTGGGAATGATGCCACTGTCTGTGGGCACGATGGAAGACCCACCTGGCGATGACACAGAGACCAAGATGCTGGCACAGCCTTTCTTGCTGGACCCTGGCACGACAGTGGGTCAGTTCCTGTATACAAGCGGGGTGTCGTTATTGGACTTTGTACGGTACGAGTGTGGCGAGGTAACTGAGATGGCAAAGAAAGCATAG